A portion of the Lusitaniella coriacea LEGE 07157 genome contains these proteins:
- a CDS encoding helix-turn-helix transcriptional regulator gives MQTPLQELFHAIAQVQDETELRQPIMAKAGTYFVANRWKLWLLDDLPPIDEKMPTLMKRALSLDYNPVLRYLVQRHAAVHDEAILPPGIWQRICPRADHGHVLVGPIVSHGKLVGGIAFTRRKGDLAFNSEHLTDLSALCLHFSTRLETLRSKPIAFELNCARLTPRETEIAEWVARGLTNKEIGAALWITENSVKQALKRMFRKLEVSSRAEMVAQLSMSPKKTAV, from the coding sequence ATGCAAACTCCCTTACAGGAATTATTTCACGCGATCGCGCAAGTACAAGATGAAACGGAACTCAGACAGCCGATTATGGCGAAAGCAGGCACGTATTTTGTGGCGAATCGCTGGAAACTGTGGTTGCTAGATGATTTGCCTCCTATCGATGAAAAGATGCCAACCTTGATGAAGCGAGCATTATCCCTCGATTACAATCCCGTTCTGCGTTATTTAGTTCAACGCCACGCGGCGGTTCATGATGAAGCGATATTACCTCCCGGTATTTGGCAGAGGATTTGCCCTCGTGCAGACCACGGACACGTCCTGGTTGGCCCAATTGTGAGTCACGGTAAACTGGTGGGTGGCATTGCCTTTACGCGCCGTAAAGGTGACCTCGCCTTTAATTCAGAGCATTTAACGGATTTAAGCGCGTTATGCTTGCATTTTTCCACGCGATTGGAAACATTACGCTCAAAACCAATTGCCTTTGAGTTGAATTGCGCTCGTCTCACGCCACGAGAAACGGAAATTGCAGAATGGGTGGCGCGAGGACTGACCAATAAAGAGATTGGCGCAGCGTTGTGGATTACGGAAAATTCGGTCAAGCAGGCTTTGAAGCGGATGTTTCGCAAACTGGAAGTGTCATCGCGCGCTGAGATGGTTGCACAACTTTCTATGTCACCAAAAAAGACGGCAGTCTAG